The sequence below is a genomic window from Lolium perenne isolate Kyuss_39 chromosome 7, Kyuss_2.0, whole genome shotgun sequence.
TATTGTCATCTCTAGAACGCGTAGAGAATTACGGTCTATTTATAGAGATGTCTGCACAAACGGAGGACACGTGAAGAGATTTTTTATCCAACATGAATGATAAAATAATCTTCGGTTCTCCAGCATGAAGTTACTGTGATAAAGTCTTGTATTGTGCCATCTTTTTTTTACTTTATAGTTAGCTTTTGGTCAGGATCGGATGTGTGTATTTTGGTTATGCGCCAGGTATAATGATTAAAACACTTTAAGTAATAAAGCGCTATTTATTCGTTCTTagtttgatgtcatcaaatctAAAGTTGCAACTCATGTTGTAACTGATGATTTGCACGAATCACGAAGCAAATCTAACGGTTCGGAGAATATTTCTTAGTTGCATACTCATTTTCAACTGAAAAAATTCCAACTCAGTTGCAATCCAATTTACAACTCATATGCACCAATCACGATGCACTTAAACGGTGTACGATTGACGCACGAAATTAAATTAGTTCTCAGCTAAGGGCTTCCAAACATCTATTCATTTCCACACGCTTCATGTTCCAAGTGCATAGAAAAGAGAATCGAAGTTCACTCACTGCCAAGAGAGGACAAAGAACAGAGCATCCTACCAAACCAAATTATTTCGTCAAATTTGAAGTGCAGCTCACTCCATTAGGAGGCCTATGAATCTGTTGAAGTTCCCGTACGACGAGCCGCCCTCACCGAGGCTGCTGCGAGCTGCATCCCCGAGCATCCGTGCCCTGTCTGCAATCCCATGGTCGCCAATGACTTGTTCCACTTTGGCGCTCACCTCCTCCTTGGTCACGACGCCGTCTTCAACGGGCGACACGGCCAGGCCAGTCCTCCAGATATCGCAGACGTAGCTCCGGTTGGCGTACTGGTCGACCTTCAGTCGGGACCAGCACAGGAAGGGCACGACGTTTCTCACCCCTTCCATCGTCGAGTTCCACCCGCAGTGCGACACGAAGCACGCCACGGCACGGTGCGCCAGAACCTGCTGCTGGGAGCACCAGCTGACGACCATGCCCCTGCCGGCGACGCGGCTCTCGAATTCGTCGAACCACGCCTTGCTCACGCCGGCACCGGACGTGAAGTCCGGACGGACGACCCACAGGAAAGGCCGTCCGGTGAGCTCCAGCCCCTCTGCGAGGTCCTTGAACTGGCGGGGGTCGAAGACGGTGGAGGTGCCGAATGCCACGTACACGACGGAGTTGTCGGGATGACCGTCGAGCCAGCTGAGGCATCTCGTGTCCTCCGGCAGGAACTGTCCGACCGGCTTTCTTTGGTCGGCGAACAGCGGGCCGATGGGCAGTATGTTTGGGAACAGCTCGAACGCCGTGGCCTCCGCTTCGAGGAACGAGTTGCACACGACGACCTCCGCGAGGCTGCTTGCCTGGTTGTTCCGGCACACCAGCTGGAAGGCTGCGTGCTGCACCTCTGGGCCGCCTTCGACGCTCCACACCATGTGCGAAGTGTAGATCGGCGGCATCTTCGGGGCCAGCTCGAACTCCCCTCGTCGTTTCGGGAATCCTGCATTTGTATATTCAGTAGTTCTCAGTTATCCTCTGCCATCTTCTATAAAATAATC
It includes:
- the LOC127317421 gene encoding UDP-glycosyltransferase 83A1, which produces MRQTTTHDDRKIHLVSIPDGLSDGDDRRDLGKVLDALSWCVPGYVEDLIGKTKVKWLVADTNMGALCFEVAKKLGVRVASFFPASAACLGTLFRVPKLIEDGFFDDKGFPKRRGEFELAPKMPPIYTSHMVWSVEGGPEVQHAAFQLVCRNNQASSLAEVVVCNSFLEAEATAFELFPNILPIGPLFADQRKPVGQFLPEDTRCLSWLDGHPDNSVVYVAFGTSTVFDPRQFKDLAEGLELTGRPFLWVVRPDFTSGAGVSKAWFDEFESRVAGRGMVVSWCSQQQVLAHRAVACFVSHCGWNSTMEGVRNVVPFLCWSRLKVDQYANRSYVCDIWRTGLAVSPVEDGVVTKEEVSAKVEQVIGDHGIADRARMLGDAARSSLGEGGSSYGNFNRFIGLLME